One Helicobacter cetorum MIT 00-7128 DNA window includes the following coding sequences:
- the aspS gene encoding aspartate--tRNA ligase yields the protein MRSHLCAEICEKDVEKSVKVAGWCNTYRDHGGVIFIDLRDKSGLVQLVCDPSSLAYEKALEVRNEFVLVAKGKVRLRGEGLENPKLRSGKIEVVLEDLVIENKSATPPIEIGDKSVNEDLRLKYRYLDLRSKESYEVFKLRSDVALATRNVLAKKGFLEIETPILSKTTPEGARDYLVPSRVHDGAFFALPQSPQLFKQLLMVGGMDRYFQIARCFRDEDLRADRQPEFTQIDAEMSFCDENDVMGVVEDLLQEIFKVAGHAISTPFKRMPYSEAMENYGSDKPDLRFELPLVEVGDCFMDSSSPIFSNIAQDSKNKRIKALNVKGADEKFSRSTLKELEEFVRKFGAQGLAYLQIKDNEIKGPLAKFLSELGLKTILERTNAQVGDIVFFGAGDKKIVLDYMGRLRLKVAEMLNLIDKDALNFLWVVDFPMFEKIDNGYHALHHPFTMPKNLECQDLEEINSIAYDVVLNGVELGGGSIRIHKEEIQKKVFEKLNISEVEAQNKFGFLLEALKFGAPPHGGFAIGFDRLIMLMTKSSSIRDVIAFPKTQKASCLLTDAPSSVSEEQLRELHIRLRNPK from the coding sequence ATGCGAAGTCATTTATGTGCAGAAATTTGCGAAAAAGATGTTGAAAAAAGTGTCAAGGTTGCTGGGTGGTGCAATACTTATAGAGACCATGGGGGCGTAATTTTTATTGATTTAAGAGATAAAAGTGGTTTGGTGCAATTAGTGTGCGACCCTAGCTCTTTAGCTTATGAGAAAGCTTTGGAAGTGCGCAATGAATTTGTGCTAGTAGCCAAAGGAAAGGTGCGTTTAAGAGGGGAGGGGTTAGAAAACCCTAAATTAAGGAGTGGGAAAATTGAAGTCGTTTTAGAAGATTTAGTGATTGAAAATAAGAGCGCTACCCCACCTATTGAAATTGGCGATAAAAGCGTGAATGAAGACTTACGCTTGAAATATCGCTACTTAGATTTACGCTCCAAAGAGTCTTATGAAGTCTTTAAATTACGCAGTGATGTAGCTCTAGCTACTCGTAATGTTTTGGCTAAAAAAGGCTTTTTAGAAATTGAAACACCTATTTTATCTAAGACTACTCCAGAGGGCGCAAGAGATTATTTAGTGCCTAGCAGAGTGCATGATGGCGCATTTTTTGCTCTCCCACAAAGCCCGCAATTATTCAAGCAACTTTTAATGGTAGGGGGAATGGATAGGTATTTTCAAATCGCTCGTTGCTTTAGAGATGAAGATTTGAGAGCTGATAGACAGCCAGAATTTACGCAAATTGATGCCGAAATGAGTTTTTGTGATGAAAATGATGTGATGGGCGTGGTAGAAGATTTATTACAAGAGATTTTTAAAGTAGCAGGGCATGCTATCTCTACGCCTTTTAAACGCATGCCTTATAGCGAGGCTATGGAAAATTATGGGAGCGATAAACCGGATTTGCGTTTTGAGTTGCCCTTAGTAGAAGTAGGGGATTGTTTTATGGATAGCTCAAGCCCTATTTTTTCTAATATCGCACAAGATTCTAAAAATAAACGCATTAAAGCTTTGAATGTCAAGGGGGCTGATGAGAAATTTAGTCGTAGCACTTTGAAAGAATTAGAAGAATTTGTGCGTAAATTCGGAGCGCAAGGGTTAGCGTATTTGCAAATTAAAGACAATGAGATTAAGGGGCCTTTAGCTAAATTTTTAAGTGAACTTGGGCTTAAGACTATTTTAGAGAGAACTAACGCACAAGTTGGGGATATTGTCTTTTTTGGAGCAGGGGATAAGAAAATCGTATTAGATTACATGGGGCGTTTGCGCTTGAAAGTGGCTGAAATGCTTAATCTCATTGATAAAGATGCCTTAAATTTCTTATGGGTAGTGGATTTTCCTATGTTTGAAAAGATTGATAATGGCTATCATGCTTTACACCATCCCTTTACTATGCCTAAAAATTTAGAGTGCCAAGATTTAGAAGAAATCAATTCTATCGCTTATGATGTGGTGCTTAATGGTGTGGAGCTTGGTGGGGGAAGTATTAGGATTCATAAAGAAGAGATTCAAAAGAAAGTCTTTGAGAAACTTAATATTAGTGAGGTTGAGGCACAAAATAAATTTGGCTTTTTACTAGAGGCATTAAAATTTGGTGCACCCCCACATGGGGGTTTTGCGATAGGCTTTGATAGATTGATTATGCTTATGACTAAATCTAGTAGCATTAGAGATGTGATAGCATTCCCTAAAACGCAAAAAGCCTCATGTCTATTGACTGATGCGCCAAGTTCTGTAAGTGAAGAGCAACTAAGAGAATTACACATTCGCTTAAGAAACCCTAAATAA
- a CDS encoding methyl-accepting chemotaxis protein translates to MRLGIKIIGIVFLALTLLGTFVIFITNYKQHNLSRDFIELVDSQNVKNRKNSLAYTEWLIEHAINNYYTSYDKKKALELTLNYYKQINNAKGMVYMVAVDKKGVVLFDPVNPDTVGKSGLQAKSQDNVYYVRGYVEEANKGGGYTYYKMPKSEGGVPEPKIAYSKYDPISDMIIVVTAYFSDIEKQTGALELMAKKDIMKSAESVSLLIVGIVIIAVVLSAFVVFYTIIKRLSKMSLNISEFSQGDKDLTKRIEIINPNDEIGKANIQINAFVENIQSFVNVIKKNSDSNKEMAKVLSTNISATAEGMNERNVMISAIKEKTQAINERMDTSVQKAKDSQKNLTNTQNIIHGTNASITDLFQQISDAAHTEEELANKVEQLSKNADDVKSVLHIINDIADQTNLLALNAAIEAARAGEHGRGFAVVADEVRNLAQRTQKSLSEINSTIGLIVQEISDVSSQMNLNSQKMEELSEVSLGVQEQFDQMGRDLGVVVQDANITIDAFVETGHNLSEIAREIVDIEKINIKTSEETATMTEVATNLGNATNELDATINQFKS, encoded by the coding sequence GTGCGCTTAGGAATTAAGATTATTGGGATTGTGTTCTTAGCTTTGACATTATTAGGAACATTTGTTATTTTCATTACTAATTACAAGCAACATAATTTGTCAAGAGATTTTATTGAGCTTGTAGATAGTCAAAATGTCAAAAATAGGAAAAATAGTCTCGCCTATACTGAATGGCTCATTGAGCATGCGATTAATAACTATTATACGAGTTATGATAAGAAAAAGGCCTTAGAGCTTACGCTTAATTATTATAAGCAAATCAACAATGCCAAAGGCATGGTTTATATGGTAGCTGTGGATAAAAAGGGTGTGGTGCTTTTTGACCCAGTTAACCCAGATACTGTGGGTAAAAGTGGTTTGCAAGCAAAAAGCCAAGATAATGTCTATTATGTGCGTGGCTATGTAGAAGAGGCTAATAAAGGTGGGGGCTATACCTACTATAAAATGCCTAAATCTGAGGGTGGCGTGCCAGAGCCTAAAATTGCTTATAGTAAATATGACCCCATAAGCGATATGATTATTGTTGTTACGGCTTATTTTTCTGATATTGAAAAGCAAACCGGTGCTTTAGAGCTTATGGCAAAAAAAGATATTATGAAAAGCGCTGAAAGCGTATCCTTGTTGATTGTAGGGATTGTAATTATTGCAGTTGTTTTATCAGCTTTTGTGGTGTTTTATACAATAATTAAACGCCTATCTAAAATGTCTCTAAATATTTCTGAATTTAGTCAAGGAGATAAGGACTTAACCAAGCGCATTGAAATCATTAATCCTAATGATGAGATTGGAAAAGCAAATATCCAAATCAATGCTTTTGTAGAAAATATCCAATCCTTTGTGAATGTGATTAAGAAAAATAGTGATTCTAATAAGGAAATGGCAAAAGTTCTAAGCACCAATATTAGTGCGACAGCAGAAGGCATGAATGAAAGAAATGTCATGATAAGTGCGATTAAAGAAAAGACTCAAGCCATTAATGAGCGCATGGATACTTCGGTGCAAAAAGCCAAAGATAGCCAAAAGAATCTCACTAATACTCAAAACATTATTCATGGGACTAATGCCTCTATTACGGATTTATTCCAACAAATTAGCGATGCGGCTCATACTGAAGAAGAGTTAGCCAATAAAGTAGAGCAATTAAGCAAGAATGCTGATGATGTGAAATCAGTCTTGCATATTATCAATGATATTGCTGACCAAACCAATTTATTAGCCTTAAATGCCGCTATTGAGGCTGCAAGAGCAGGTGAGCATGGAAGAGGCTTTGCAGTAGTGGCTGATGAAGTGAGAAACCTAGCTCAAAGAACACAAAAATCCTTAAGTGAAATTAACTCTACTATAGGCTTAATTGTGCAAGAAATTAGTGATGTAAGCTCACAAATGAATCTTAATTCGCAAAAAATGGAGGAATTAAGCGAAGTAAGCTTAGGGGTTCAAGAGCAATTTGACCAAATGGGAAGAGACTTAGGCGTAGTGGTTCAAGATGCTAATATCACTATTGATGCGTTTGTAGAAACCGGGCATAACCTCTCTGAAATTGCAAGAGAAATTGTAGATATTGAAAAAATCAACATTAAAACTTCAGAAGAGACTGCTACAATGACAGAAGTTGCTACTAATCTTGGTAATGCTACTAATGAATTAGATGCCACTATCAATCAATTTAAATCCTAA
- a CDS encoding outer membrane beta-barrel protein, with protein sequence MKVQAMIFNKKFLKASLVLSVFLGGKEVLAKDCSTIFCDKASKNTKSILLKPKSFLMFDSNNQFATSVPLDNLKGQSVNYAGKTFSNSVNLYNGTIDNYNGNHSSTLVFNGINNQFKNTTFNNGQQNGSYNNSITFGVSNSKNTFNDVTFNNANGNNCQISYGNAIACNDTLTFNGTNIFTNGVAFNGGSNVFNGTNTFANGVIFNGGSSTFNNSITFNGSAKNTINNYGGSSLTFNGANNQFNNSIFNNGKQTNYDSNRITFGTSNSQNAFNDVTFNNNNYYRTLTFNGNNTFTNGVTFNSGINTFNGTNTFTNGVTFNGGSSTFNGNAIFNGSAKNTINNYGRSNLTFKGANNQFNNTTFNNSQQNGYYGYSGNSITFGISNSQNTFNDVIFNNASSGNNCQDDNGNYIPCATLTFNGNNTFNDVIFNNASSGNNCQDDSGNIPCTTLGTTLTFNDNNTFNDVIFNNASSGDTCYDDNGNYIPCTTLTFNGTNTFTNGVTFNGGRSTFNNSITFNGSKQNTINNYGGSALTFNGANNQFKNTTFYNGKQNGSSNNSITFGASKGQNTFNDVIFNNANSNNCQDFDGGTITCNNTLTFNGTNTFTDGVSFSNGSATFNGGRGIFDTNVTLNGITIDNSNGSTIIFRGANQFKNTTFNNGQQNGSSNNSITFGISNSQNTFNDVTFNSNAYSCQNSSGVSIACNNTLTFNGNNTFTNGVTFNNFYSNNTLTFNGANTFTNGVTFNDSSSIFNSSITFNGSAKNTINNYGGSTLTFSGNNNQFNNVAFNNGQQNGYNNSITFGTSNGNSHNTFNDVTFNNAGGNNCQDDNGNYIPCTTLTFNGTNTFTNGVTFNGGSSTFNGTNTFTNGVTFNGGSSTFNGNVTFNNVIQNAINTYNGSTLTFKGANNQFDNVTFNNGKQNGYHNNSITFGTSKSQNTFNNVTFNNASSGNNCYNSSGNTIPCKNTLTFNGNNTFTNGVTFNGGSSTFSGNVIFDSATLSGSGNFSFNNGTITFQGIDTLNSSNSPFDNYGGHNSNGDNIDFASNSALNLNYSLDINNIYSIIDTSGTINYGNLSDLYKLIEIDGIKGSLDKIVSNTLNNNATLAQANSIDETYDVTYDNVNGKDITLQETFTNNSISVSVEKITKLSPKQANTETYNQDYSSAQKDLNTANTDTQANTTAQASDKTLATSNPTTVGNDLTQLAKDAKAVASAQNTLQQDLSNEQQAIGTSNFDTYHNNIASDEQNLANAEQAFTNEQTTLQNDVKIAQEEQKAKEKEQALKQANTQTYNKDNSSAQQDLNTANTDTQANTTAQANDESIAQNSSSVAKDLKQLNTDSQNITKAQQALQQDLSNEQQAIGTSNFDTYHNKIAGDESSLANAEQAFANEQTTLQNDVKIAQAKQNQNTNNPHVISGNGNQENHNKHNKVIAHHSDSSNKETNNNNPHIANNPHQQATHSTPSIPTPHNNQSPQPKTTHSTTIPNSGSNPNPTTPTKIAINGTPITLAPNSFKINQTTTSLLQLQNNLSELKTALETNQNPMLNSYENTKAYKEITKDLNNAFSLIKQVSDTLNNNSKVSLTSLNNQMSNANEVLNTLATQIQNSIDSSVSNGNDNKENLKLLANTLSVIQNASKVVHQAQTNISQVATSSITYTQPTTQTQRTNSSAYGLDIQIGYKYFFGKKKHFGIRGYATYSYMYSNNSNNNNNNNNLIKTNHHTYGAGFDFLYNFYESKNSLYTTGILLGIELLGSTWDNSNYALLNDYAKDIKALGGKAHINTSVFQLPLVIGFRSNFSKHSGIELGFKIPLITNDYFTSNLKDYKETIIYRDNVNLYFNYVVNF encoded by the coding sequence ATGAAAGTTCAAGCAATGATATTTAATAAGAAATTCTTAAAAGCCTCATTAGTCTTAAGCGTGTTTTTAGGTGGAAAGGAAGTGTTGGCAAAAGATTGCTCCACAATCTTTTGTGATAAAGCAAGTAAAAATACAAAATCTATCTTGCTTAAACCAAAATCTTTTTTAATGTTTGATAGTAACAATCAGTTTGCTACTAGCGTTCCCCTTGATAATCTTAAAGGACAAAGCGTTAATTATGCTGGTAAAACTTTTAGCAACTCGGTTAATTTGTATAATGGGACTATTGATAACTACAATGGCAATCATAGTTCTACACTAGTTTTTAATGGGATTAATAACCAATTTAAGAATACTACCTTTAATAATGGTCAGCAAAATGGTAGCTACAACAACAGCATTACCTTTGGCGTTTCAAATAGTAAAAATACTTTTAATGATGTTACTTTTAACAATGCTAATGGCAATAATTGCCAAATTTCTTATGGTAACGCTATTGCTTGTAACGACACCCTAACTTTCAATGGAACTAATATTTTCACTAATGGAGTTGCATTTAATGGTGGTAGCAATGTGTTTAATGGCACCAACACTTTCGCTAATGGTGTCATATTTAATGGCGGTAGTTCAACTTTTAATAACTCAATCACTTTCAATGGCTCTGCAAAAAATACTATCAATAACTATGGTGGTTCTAGCCTAACTTTCAATGGTGCTAACAATCAATTTAATAATTCTATTTTTAACAATGGCAAACAAACAAATTATGACAGCAACAGAATTACCTTTGGCACTTCAAATAGTCAAAATGCTTTTAATGATGTTACTTTTAATAATAATAATTATTATAGAACTCTAACTTTCAATGGTAATAACACTTTCACTAATGGAGTTACATTTAATAGCGGTATCAATACATTTAATGGAACCAACACTTTCACTAATGGCGTTACATTTAATGGTGGTAGTTCTACTTTCAATGGCAATGCAATCTTTAATGGCTCTGCCAAAAACACTATCAATAACTATGGTCGCTCTAATCTAACTTTCAAAGGTGCCAACAATCAATTTAACAATACTACTTTTAATAATAGTCAGCAAAATGGTTATTATGGTTATTCTGGTAACAGCATTACCTTTGGTATTTCAAATAGTCAAAATACTTTTAATGATGTTATTTTTAATAATGCTAGTAGTGGTAATAATTGCCAAGACGATAATGGCAACTATATTCCTTGCGCCACCCTAACTTTCAATGGTAATAACACTTTTAATGATGTTATTTTTAATAATGCTAGTAGTGGTAATAATTGCCAAGACGATAGTGGCAATATTCCTTGCACAACCCTAGGCACAACCCTAACTTTCAATGATAATAACACTTTTAATGATGTTATTTTTAATAATGCTAGTAGTGGTGATACGTGCTATGACGATAATGGCAACTATATTCCTTGCACCACCCTAACTTTCAATGGCACTAACACTTTCACTAATGGAGTTACTTTTAATGGTGGTCGTTCTACTTTTAATAATTCAATCACTTTTAATGGTTCTAAACAAAACACTATCAATAACTATGGTGGCTCTGCTCTAACTTTCAATGGAGCCAACAACCAATTTAAGAACACTACTTTTTACAATGGAAAACAAAATGGTAGCTCTAATAACAGTATTACCTTTGGCGCTTCAAAGGGTCAAAATACTTTTAATGATGTTATTTTTAACAATGCTAATAGTAATAATTGTCAAGACTTTGATGGAGGCACTATTACTTGCAACAATACCCTAACTTTCAATGGTACTAACACTTTTACTGATGGGGTTAGTTTTAGTAATGGTAGTGCAACCTTTAATGGCGGTAGAGGTATTTTTGACACCAATGTTACTCTTAATGGAATTACCATTGATAATTCTAATGGTTCTACCATAATTTTTAGGGGAGCTAACCAATTTAAGAATACTACCTTTAATAATGGTCAGCAAAATGGTAGCTCTAATAACAGCATTACCTTTGGTATTTCAAATAGTCAAAATACCTTCAATGATGTTACTTTTAATAGTAATGCTTATAGTTGCCAAAATTCTAGTGGTGTTAGTATTGCTTGCAACAACACCCTAACTTTCAATGGTAATAACACTTTCACTAATGGTGTTACATTTAATAATTTTTATAGTAATAATACTCTAACTTTTAATGGTGCTAACACTTTTACTAATGGCGTTACATTTAATGATAGTAGTTCAATTTTTAATAGTTCAATCACTTTCAATGGCTCTGCCAAAAACACTATCAATAATTATGGTGGCTCTACTCTAACTTTCAGTGGCAATAACAACCAATTTAATAATGTTGCCTTTAATAATGGTCAGCAAAATGGTTATAACAACAGTATCACCTTTGGTACTTCAAATGGTAATAGTCATAATACTTTCAATGATGTTACTTTTAATAATGCTGGTGGAAATAATTGCCAAGACGATAATGGCAACTATATTCCTTGCACCACCCTAACTTTCAATGGCACTAACACTTTCACTAATGGCGTTACTTTTAATGGTGGTAGTTCTACTTTCAATGGCACTAACACTTTCACTAATGGCGTTACTTTTAATGGTGGTAGTTCTACTTTTAATGGCAATGTAACATTTAATAATGTTATACAAAATGCCATCAATACTTATAATGGCTCCACTCTAACTTTCAAGGGTGCTAATAACCAATTTGATAATGTTACCTTTAATAATGGCAAACAGAATGGTTATCACAACAACAGCATTACCTTTGGCACTTCAAAGAGTCAAAACACTTTTAATAATGTTACTTTTAATAATGCTAGTAGCGGTAATAATTGCTACAACTCTAGTGGTAACACTATTCCTTGCAAAAACACCCTAACTTTCAATGGTAATAATACTTTTACTAATGGGGTTACATTTAATGGTGGTAGTTCAACTTTTAGTGGCAATGTTATATTCGATAGTGCCACCTTGAGTGGTAGTGGAAACTTTAGTTTTAATAATGGCACTATAACCTTTCAAGGCATTGATACTCTAAATTCTAGCAATTCACCTTTTGATAATTATGGAGGGCATAACTCTAATGGCGATAATATTGACTTTGCTAGCAATAGTGCTTTAAATCTAAACTATTCTTTGGATATAAATAACATTTATAGCATTATTGATACAAGCGGGACTATTAATTATGGCAACCTAAGTGATTTATACAAGCTTATAGAAATTGATGGCATTAAAGGCAGTTTAGATAAGATTGTCTCTAACACTCTTAATAACAACGCTACACTAGCTCAAGCTAATTCTATTGATGAAACCTATGATGTAACTTATGATAATGTTAATGGTAAAGACATTACCTTGCAAGAAACTTTTACTAATAACTCCATTAGTGTTAGTGTTGAAAAAATCACTAAACTTAGCCCCAAGCAAGCCAACACTGAAACTTATAACCAAGACTACTCTAGCGCTCAAAAAGACTTAAATACAGCAAACACTGATACACAAGCCAACACTACAGCACAAGCTAGTGATAAAACTCTTGCTACCTCTAACCCTACAACAGTAGGTAATGATTTAACACAACTAGCCAAAGACGCTAAAGCAGTAGCTAGTGCTCAAAACACCCTACAACAAGACTTAAGTAACGAGCAACAAGCAATAGGTACAAGCAACTTTGATACATACCACAATAATATTGCAAGCGATGAACAAAATCTAGCCAATGCTGAACAAGCATTTACTAATGAACAAACCACACTACAAAATGATGTAAAGATAGCACAAGAGGAACAAAAGGCTAAAGAAAAAGAACAAGCCCTTAAACAAGCCAACACTCAAACTTACAACAAAGATAATTCTAGCGCTCAACAAGACTTAAACACAGCAAACACTGATACACAAGCTAACACTACAGCACAAGCTAACGATGAGAGTATTGCCCAAAATAGCTCTAGTGTTGCCAAAGATTTAAAACAACTTAACACAGACTCTCAAAACATTACTAAAGCTCAACAAGCCTTACAACAAGACTTAAGTAACGAGCAACAAGCAATAGGTACAAGCAACTTTGATACATACCACAATAAGATTGCAGGCGATGAAAGCTCTCTAGCTAATGCCGAACAAGCATTTGCTAATGAACAAACCACACTACAAAATGATGTAAAGATAGCACAAGCAAAGCAAAATCAAAACACTAATAATCCACATGTAATAAGTGGTAATGGTAATCAAGAAAATCATAATAAGCATAATAAGGTTATAGCTCATCATAGCGATAGCTCCAACAAGGAAACAAATAACAATAATCCGCATATAGCAAATAACCCTCACCAACAAGCCACTCACTCAACACCAAGCATTCCAACCCCACATAACAACCAATCCCCACAACCTAAAACCACTCACTCAACCACAATTCCCAATAGTGGCTCTAACCCTAACCCAACAACCCCAACTAAAATAGCTATCAATGGAACACCTATCACTCTAGCTCCAAATTCCTTTAAAATAAATCAAACCACCACTTCTCTCTTGCAATTACAAAATAACCTTAGTGAGTTAAAAACAGCATTAGAAACAAATCAAAACCCTATGCTTAATTCATATGAGAATACAAAAGCTTACAAGGAGATTACTAAAGACTTGAATAATGCCTTTAGTCTTATTAAACAAGTTAGTGATACATTAAACAACAACTCTAAAGTAAGCCTTACTTCTTTAAACAACCAAATGTCTAATGCTAATGAGGTTTTAAACACATTAGCTACACAAATACAAAATTCTATAGATAGTAGTGTGTCTAATGGCAATGACAATAAAGAGAACTTAAAGCTATTAGCTAATACTCTTAGTGTTATTCAAAACGCTAGTAAAGTAGTTCATCAAGCACAAACTAATATCTCCCAAGTAGCCACAAGCTCTATTACCTATACACAGCCTACTACTCAAACCCAAAGAACTAATAGCTCAGCTTATGGACTAGATATCCAAATAGGTTATAAATACTTCTTTGGTAAGAAAAAGCATTTTGGTATTAGAGGTTATGCTACTTACTCTTATATGTATTCTAACAATAGCAATAACAACAATAACAACAATAATCTAATAAAAACTAATCACCATACTTATGGAGCAGGTTTTGATTTCTTATATAACTTCTATGAGAGTAAGAATAGTCTCTATACTACAGGTATTCTATTAGGAATAGAATTGCTAGGTTCTACTTGGGATAATTCAAACTATGCTCTATTAAATGATTATGCAAAAGATATTAAAGCTTTAGGGGGAAAAGCACATATAAATACTAGTGTCTTTCAACTTCCTCTAGTTATAGGCTTTAGAAGTAATTTCTCTAAGCATAGTGGGATTGAATTAGGGTTTAAGATTCCTTTAATTACTAATGATTATTTTACAAGTAATCTAAAAGATTATAAAGAGACTATTATCTATAGAGATAATGTTA
- a CDS encoding adenylate kinase — protein sequence MKQLFLIIGAPGSGKTTDAEMIAKNNSEKIAHFSTGDLLRAESAKKTERGLLIESFTSKGELVPLNIVVETILSAIKSSDKEMILIDGYPRSVEQMNALDKELNAQDEVILKSVIEVEVSESVAKERVLGRSRGADDNEVVFNNRMRVFLDPLASIQNFYKAKNLHKTINGERSIEEIVSEMQEYILKHS from the coding sequence TTGAAACAACTATTTTTAATTATTGGAGCCCCCGGTAGCGGTAAAACCACTGATGCAGAGATGATTGCTAAAAATAATAGCGAAAAAATCGCTCATTTTTCCACGGGGGATTTATTGAGAGCTGAGAGCGCTAAAAAAACAGAGAGAGGCTTACTCATTGAGAGTTTTACTTCTAAAGGTGAATTAGTGCCTTTAAATATCGTAGTAGAAACGATTCTTTCAGCGATTAAAAGTTCTGATAAAGAGATGATTTTAATTGATGGTTATCCTAGAAGTGTGGAGCAAATGAACGCTTTAGATAAGGAATTAAACGCTCAAGATGAGGTTATTTTAAAAAGCGTGATTGAAGTAGAGGTAAGCGAAAGTGTTGCTAAAGAGAGAGTTTTAGGGCGCTCAAGAGGGGCTGATGATAACGAAGTGGTGTTTAATAATCGTATGCGAGTGTTTTTAGACCCATTAGCTAGTATTCAAAACTTCTACAAGGCTAAGAATTTGCATAAAACTATCAATGGCGAAAGAAGTATTGAAGAAATTGTGAGTGAAATGCAAGAGTATATTTTAAAGCATAGCTAA
- a CDS encoding glycosyltransferase family 25 protein, translating to MTQVYIISLKDSKRRLDTEELVSQANIDFEGHCAFHIFDAISPKHKDFEELVREFYEPKSLLKSDWFHSDCCDGGLLPQELGCFLSHYFLWKKCLELNEPIIILEDDVALEPNFIQALKDCLKSPFEFVRFCGDYWGYHHTYLNALPIYDNGITPPPPPNEESQPIQGSFLAHMVHRVLYFIIYKIFNRIFHLSLYSIVYRFSRIIKNLQRSHYKKHEKETFFLERFYLTSVYVGKTAGYYLTPKGAKAFVDATRNFKMIEPVDMFMDNPAYTDIASITYIPCALSLNEHSLNSTIANQKPELLKSYALPKAPKKSYFKNLFYYALNARKRQKAFKKFYEKYAYLKSCKDF from the coding sequence ATGACACAGGTTTATATTATTTCCTTAAAAGATAGCAAAAGGCGTTTGGATACTGAGGAATTAGTTTCTCAAGCCAATATTGATTTTGAGGGACATTGTGCTTTTCATATCTTTGATGCCATTAGTCCTAAACATAAGGATTTTGAAGAATTAGTTAGAGAGTTTTATGAGCCTAAAAGTTTATTAAAGTCTGATTGGTTCCATTCTGATTGTTGCGATGGAGGATTATTGCCTCAAGAATTGGGGTGTTTTCTAAGCCATTATTTTTTATGGAAAAAATGCCTAGAATTGAACGAACCTATCATTATTTTGGAAGATGATGTAGCGCTAGAACCTAATTTTATTCAAGCTTTAAAAGATTGCTTGAAGAGTCCTTTTGAATTTGTGAGATTTTGTGGGGATTATTGGGGCTATCATCATACATATTTAAATGCTTTGCCTATTTATGATAATGGGATTACCCCCCCCCCCCCACCCAATGAAGAATCACAACCTATTCAAGGAAGTTTCTTGGCTCATATGGTGCATAGGGTTTTATACTTTATAATATATAAAATTTTTAATAGAATATTTCATTTATCTTTATATTCAATTGTTTATCGTTTTTCAAGAATAATTAAAAACTTACAAAGAAGCCATTATAAAAAGCATGAAAAAGAGACTTTCTTTTTAGAGCGTTTTTATCTCACAAGTGTATATGTTGGAAAAACTGCAGGTTATTATCTTACACCTAAGGGAGCAAAAGCTTTTGTAGATGCCACTAGGAATTTTAAAATGATAGAGCCAGTAGATATGTTTATGGATAATCCTGCTTACACAGATATAGCTAGTATAACTTATATTCCTTGTGCCTTATCATTAAATGAGCATTCTTTAAATAGCACTATTGCAAATCAAAAACCTGAGCTTTTAAAGTCTTATGCTTTGCCTAAAGCACCTAAAAAGTCGTATTTTAAAAATCTTTTTTATTATGCGCTTAATGCAAGAAAGCGCCAAAAGGCTTTTAAAAAATTTTATGAAAAATATGCTTATTTGAAATCTTGCAAAGATTTTTAG